The segment GCGAAAGTGACTTACCCAATGTTGGACAAGCCAGCAAACTAATTGAAATTTACATTTCTATTAACGGGCCGCCATTGTGCGGCCCGTCGTTTTTTTATCTTTTATTTTTAAATAATCCCCTCATCGTCCTTCTTTTCTTTTTATCCTTTTTAAACACTCATACCATTAAAGGATACAAATATGTACTCATATCGCTTGTTTAAAGCCATTACGCTAGCGGGTGGATTAGCACTCGTCCCTTTAAGTCACGCTGCTGACAACATGCATGAAGGTATTGATATAAAAATTAATATTAATACTGCTAATGTTGAGCAGTTAGATACATTACTAATTGGCATTGGAGCTGAGAAAGCACAAGCGATTATTAATTATCGAAAAGTGAATGGTAAATTTGCGAGCGTCGACGATTTAACAAAAGTGAAAGGGATCGGTGAGGCGACTGTTGATAAAAATAGAAAACGTATTGAATTGTAATTATTAACTGTAACGGGAGCTAGCATGCTCCCGTATATTGATAGTCATTTAAATTGATTATATTCGACTTGAGAGTTGATTTTTTGCTTGATAAGTAAGGCACACAGTATGCCTGTGGTTGCACCAATCAAATGGGCTTCAGTTGCTACACGTACTCCAATCAATTCTTCAGAGCTTACAGAGCCCCCAAAGTATTGTTCCCAACAGATCTTGGAGATGAGCCCGAGGAGTAAGAGCCATCCCCCCCGCGTTTTTGATTGGATATCACGAATACAACCCCAAGCGAAGATGCCATGTAGGACACCTGAAAAACCCGCATACCAAGTAATATTGGTAGCAAAGAGCCCAATGCCTATAGTGAACGATAAAGTTAAGATCAATAGGCTATAAGCTTTAGCATTAAAATGGACACGGAAAATATAGCTAATGATTGCAAAGGCGCTAGCATTCATTGCAAGATGCACCCAATTGGTATGCGTGAAATTTCCTGATAGGATCCGCCATAATTCGCCATTAATAATTTCTTGGCGATCCCAAACTAATAATGGCTGACATTGTGGTAATTGAGCTATAACCATCATGATTATCGCAATAACAATATAATTTCGAATAGACAAGGCAACCTCAATGAGTCGGTACTGTGATAACTGTGGTAAAGCAAACAAAGCCTGCATTTGCCACTGGATTAAACCTATTGCAACTCAAACAGAGTTATGGATTTTACAACATCCATCAGAAGTTAAACGAGCAATTGGTACTGCAAGAATACTATCACTTTCTTTACCCAATAGCCGACTTTGGGTAGGTGAAGATTTTTCGCAGCATGAGGAATTAAATGCTGCTTTAGCTGATTCCGAACGTGATGTTTATGTGGTTTACCCAGGAGAACGTGCGACAGCACTATCTGATGTAGTAGAGCAGGCTCTGCCGTCTCGCAAAAACGTGATTATTTTGCTTGATGGGACTTGGAAGAAAGCCTATAAAATGTGGCAACTATCGACCAATTTACATCAGTTACCGCTAGTCCATTTAGATAATGTTGAGACTGGAAACTATCGTATTCGAAAATCGCCAAAAGAGCAGGGGGTATCAACGGTTGAGGCGGGGTTTTTAGCATTATCAGTGTTAGAGCCTGCATCTTTAAACCTTCAGCCATTGCTTGATGCGTTTGAAAATATGATTAATTTTCAAATTCAACAAATGCCGCCCGGCGTATTTGATAAAAACTATAAGGGTTAGTTGGCACACAAAAGGGAGCATGGGCTCCCTTTATATTCACCGGTTAATGATTAAAAACCATAACCATTATTGCTGATACCTGTTTCAGAGGTAGGTAAGAATAACGTACTATAAAGACGTTGAGAGAACCCATCCGTCATGCCTGAAATGTAATCGGCAATGATCCTAAGCTCGTTATCACCCAGCTCTTTAGCTTCTAACCACCGCAAGCGAGTATTATCTGGTAACAATCTTTCGGGATCAGAAGCAAAAGCTTCAAAGAGCTCCATGATCAATTGTTGCCCTTTATATTCAGACAGCTGTATCTCCGGTTTTTTTACCACATAGATACTTACGAACTGTTTAAGCACCTCTAAAGCGCGCTCCATAGGCTCGGATAAAAAGGCATTCCATTGTAATAATGGCTCATCAAAAAAATCAGTACCGTTTTGAATCGTAGGGCTAATGGTTATAGAGGTGAGCAAACCATTGACTAACGCTCCAATGGCATCTTTACGCTGATGATGGCTAGCAAACATAAGCTCACTGATATCACCAATACGTTCTTCTAGCCATGGATCACCACATTCGGCTATTTTTGAGGCAACAGCTTCTTGCCAATCATCACGTGTCACAATCCCCATTACGATGGCATCTTCTAAATCATGGACACCGTATGCAATGTCATCAGCTAACTCCATGATTGAACAATCTAATGATTTAAAACGTGTCTTACAGGGCTCTCGTGGCGATAAACGCTCACAACGCATTTGCGCAAAGAGGGCTTTATCTTTGTCTGATAACGGGCTTAATACCCAGTCAAAGACCTTTTTATCGTCCACATATAAGCCTTTAGCGGGATACCAGTCTTTTGCTTTAAGGTGACGAAAGTTCACGACATCAGGTGCGCGCTCTGGAGCGGTAGTTTCACTGAGTAGGGCTGGGTATTTTAGTAAACCAAGCAAGGTACGTCTTGCGAGGTTCATACCATACCCTTCGGTATAAGGTTCCAGTAAGGTTACGATTCGAAAAGTTTGTGCGTTCCCTTCAAAGCCGCCATGATTTCGCATCATGTAATTTAAAGCGACTTCACCGCCATGACCAAATGGTGGGTGACCGATATCATGTGCTAAGCACAAACTTTCCATTAAACTTGTTGAAGGGAGTAATGATTTAAACTCAGGTTGTTTTAATTTGAGTTGTGCAACAATCCCTGTACCGATTTGAGATGCTTCTAGCGAGTGGGTGAGTCGAGTCCGATAGAAGTCGTGATTACCAGCGCCATGGACTTGAGTTTTTGCTTGTAAACGACGAAAGGCGGCAGAATGAAGAATTCGGGCTCGATCGCGCTGAAAAGCTGAACGATGATCATCACGACGCATTTTTTGTTCGTTATAAAAGCGCTCTTCCCATGCTGGTGAGATAGTAAATTCTGTCATTAACTAATATCGTCCAAAGTAAGATTAAAGCTATCAGCGAATGTCTCAAGAAAATAGGTCATCTCAGGTGTTTTGCGTTGCTCAAGAGTTTCTTCCAATCTTTTCTTCGCTCGAGTAAATTCATGGTTCCCTGCACTGAGTTCTTCAAGGCATTTTATATAAGCGCATAATGTATCGGCTTGTTTAACAATAGCTGCATTTTCAGCATCAATTTTATGGCTATCAAGCAGAGAGGCATAATCATCCTGAAATTCTTCAGGAAGCATAGAAATAAGTCGTTGTTCTGCTGCTAATTCGATTTTCTTATATTCTTCAGCAATTGCAGGGTTGTAGTATTTTATTGGGGTTGGCATATCACCTGTGAGTACTTCACTAACATCGTGAAACATACCTTGCAGCGCGATACGTTCAGGGTTTAGATTCCCACCAAATTTTCGATTTTTAATTAACGCAAGTGCATGAGCGACAAAAGCAACTTGAAGGCTGTGCTCGGAGATATTTTCAGTTTCGACACTTCGCATTAATGGCCAGCGTTGAATTAAACGCATACGAGCAAGGTGAGCGAAGAAATGACTTTTTTCCATGATGACCAATTCTCTTAAACTAAATGTGCTGATGATCAGCACTTATAGATGTTATGCACTAAAGGTAACAGAAGTTAGGGAAATATTGACAGCTTTTAGTTAATAAAAAGCCCCGGCTTACCGAGGCTTAAAAATTGTTTGTAAAGGCTATTGACGATAGCTATGTAAGAAGCGTTCTAAGCGTCCCATTGCCAGTTCAAGATCATCGACATGGGGTAAGGTTACAATGCGGAAGTGATCCGGTTGTTTCCAGTTAAATCCGGTTCCATGTACAACAAGCACTTTCTCTTGTAGTAAAAAGTCCATTGCCATTTTTTGGTCGTCTTGAATATTAAATTTCTTCTGATCTAATTTCGGAAATAGATACAACGCGCCTTTTGGCTTAACACAAGAAACTCCAGGGATTTGAGTTAATAGATCATAAGCTTTATTGCGCTGTTCGAGCAGACGTCCACCCGGCAAGATTAATTCATTAATACTTTGGTAACCACCTAATGCGGTTTGAATGGCATGCTGCATTGGTACGTTGGCACACAAACGCATTGATGACAGCATTTCTAACCCTTCGATGTAACCTTTAGCGCGGTGTCTTGGCCCTGAAATGACCATCCAACCTGCACGGAAACCACACACTCTGTATGACTTTGAAAGGCCATTGAATGTTACACAAACTACATCTTCTGCTAATGGAGCAATAGAGGTATGTTGTGCACCATCGTATAGAATTTTGTCGTAGATCTCATCGGCGAAAATAATCAAGTCATGCTGACGTGCAATTTCAACCACTTCGATCAGAAAATCTCGGCTATATACCGCACCCGTCGGGTTATTTGGATTGATTAATACAATACCGCGAGTATTTGGTGTGATTTTTTTCTTTATATCATCAAGATCTGGATACCAATCTGATTGTTCATCACACGTGTAGTGGACGGGTGTACCACCAGATAGTGAGACCGCAGCGGTCCATAATGGGTAATCAGGTGATGGAACCAATATTTCATCTTTATGGTTTAGCAGTGCTTGCATTGCCATAACGATTAATTCAGAGACACCGTTACCGATATAAACATCTTCGACATCAAGATCAAGTAAGCCGCGCTTTTGGTAGTGTTGAACAACGGCTTTACGCGCAGAATAAATACCTTTTGAATCACAGTAACCTTGGGATGTTGGTAGATTACGGATCACATCCACGAGAATTTCATCAGGGGCATCAAAACCAAACGGCGCTGGATTACCGATGTTTAGTTTGAGTATTTTTTGTCCTTCTTCTTCCATACGCTTAGCGTGTTTCAGAACGGGACCACGTATGTCATAGCAAACATTATTAAGCTTGGATGACATCCCGAATTTTTGCATATGAGGCTTTCCTGATGATTATTAGGTATAACCACAAATTACACTATAAAAGAGGGAGATAGGAACACCTTTTAGAAGATAATTATGTAAAAGAGTGTTTTATTTTATTTTGGCAGAATGAAAAAGGCGTGTTTAGCTACAATAAGCAAAGTTGAATAGAGGTTTCTGCTAGTTAGGTAAGTAATACAAATGTGTTACTTCATTAGTCAGATGCTTTCTTGTGAGGTAGAATGGTACATCATTCTTCTTTACTAAGAGAATTAGTAGTTATTCTCTCTCTTTTAGGGAATAAGTGTCTATTCTTAGTAAAGAAAATATGTCGAAGAGAGTGACATATATATCTTTCAGCCAGGGATGAGCCGTATTGGTGTAATAGAGCTGAGCGAGGTTATCTTGACTGCGTTACAACAAGCCGTTGAACGATTAATTGCTAAATTAGAGCAAGCATCTGCAACAACCCAGCGTATATTGGTTAAATTAGATTTACCAAAACATATCGACCTGATTGATTGGATGGATACACAAGCTTTGTATCCTAAATTCTATTGGCAATCACGTAATTGCCGAGAAGAGGTTGTCGCGCTAGGCCAAATAAAAACATTTACTGAACCTAAAGCTGCTGAGAAAGTTATTTCAAATGAGCAGCGAATTTGGGGCGGGCGATCTTTTGATGGAAGAACAGAGCGAAATAAACGTTGTCTCTCTTCCTTTTTCTTTTTACCGCTACTTGAATTAAGTCGTCTGGATAATGAATGGCACATTGCGGTTAATATTGGTGAAGATCGTGTACGTATTGTGACGGCATTACAACAATTGATGTTTGATACATCGTTGATCAGTGGCATTCACAGTAAAATTTTAAATCGCAGTAATACGCCGGATTTTTCTGGTTGGTCAAATATGCTGACACGAGCGTTAGATGCGATTGAAAATAAAGAATTTGAAAAAGTAGTGCTCGCTCGACGAACAACGTTGCAGCTAGATAAACCCGTATCTCCCGCCCAATTACTGAAAGCTAGCTGTGCTAATAACAGCAATAGTTTTCACTTTTTATTGGCGCTCGATGAAAAGCATGGCTTTATGGGCTCAACGCCAGAACGGTTATTTCAACGTCATGAACATGCAATTCAAACCGAAGCGTTAGCGGGTACGATTGGTCGTGGTAAAGATGATGTTGAAGATCAGCAATTAGCACAATGGCTATTGTCTGATAATAAAAATCGCTACGAAAATCGTTTAGTGGTTGATGATATTGTTAATCGATTAGTGCCATGTAGCCAATCGATGAATGTGTCTCAAACCCCTGAGTTGGTTCAACTACGTAAAGTCCAGCACTTAAAGCGAAGCATTGATGCTGAATTAAATAGTGGTGTCTTTAGTGCGGATTTATTAGATAACTTACAACCAACGGCTGCGATTGCTGGATTACCTCGTGATCCTGCTCTTCATTTTATAGCTGAAAACGAACCTTTTTCTCGCGGTTGGTATAGTGGTGCGGTGGGTTATATTAGCCAGCAGCATAGTGAGTTTTGTGTGGCTATTCGTAGTGCATTAATTATTGAGGGTGAAGTCCATTTATTTGCAGGAGCTGGCATTGTACCGGGCTCAGTTGCAGAAAGTGAATGGAAAGAGCTTGATCGAAAAACATCAACACTCTGTAGTTTATTTGAGCAAGAGACGGATCGTTCGTTAGCTGCTGAAATGGAGTATAAAAGCGCATCATGCAATTAACCTTATCTAATAGTCTTGCTTATAGGGCTGCATTAAATAGTTGTTGGGCTGAGCTGATACTTGAAGAGTTAGTTCGACAAGGCGTTCAGCATGTTTGTATTGCACCAGGCTCTCGTTCAACACCATTGACGTTAGCGGCAGCAAAACAGCCCAAACTGACTATTCACACTCACTTTGATGAACGCGGTTTAGGCTTTCTCGCAATAGGTTTAGCCAAAGCATCGCAAACCCCCGTCGCGGTGATTGTGACATCAGGCACAGCGGTCGCTAATTTATTACCTGCCGTTGCTGAATCTGGGTTAACAAAAGAAAAATTAGTGCTGTTAACCTCAGATCGTCCTGTTGAATTACTGCAATGTGGCGCAAATCAAGCTATTCGTCAGCATGGTATTTTTTCGCAGCATGTAACCGAGTTTGTTGATCTACCAGCCCCTACACTTGATATCTCTCCTAATTGGTTATTAGGCGTGGTTGATGAGTTGATGCATCAACAGCAGTTACGTGGCGGTGCCATCCATTTAAATTGCCATTACCCTGAGCCGCTATATGGTGAGGTGGTAGATTTTTCGGCCTATCTAGCGCCAGTTAAAAAGTGGCAGGCAACAGAATTACCGTATTGCCAACATCAACAAGCAACTAGCTCTGATATCGTCATTGATTCAGTGCAATGGCAGCGGTTGTGCGATAAAAAAGGCGTAATTGTAGCGGGTAAATTAGCGCCCAATGAACTTGCTGATGTTAAAGCGTTAGCAGCCCGATTAGGCTGGCCGTTATTGGTCGATCCTCAAGCTGGAGGCTCCAGCGAATATGCGGGATTTGATGGTTGGTTACAAAATCCAGCCTGTGCTGAAGTTTTGTCTCAAGCACAAGTGTTACTGCAATTTAGTGCACGTATTGTTTCTAAACGTTTATTACAGTTTATTGGTGATCAGCCGTGGGATGATTATTGGTTAATCGACCCACAACAAGGACGTCTAGACCCTCATAATCATTCTGGTTCTCGTATTCAAGCGAATGTGAGCGCGTGGACTTGTGCAGCGCTTCTTGATGAAAAAACATCACCACATAGTGGATGGGCATTACCGTTAGTGGGCGCGTCTAAGCGTTATCGTGAAATAGCGAAGCAACAATGTGACGATTTATCTGAAATGTCATTAGCGACATTATTGAGAGATTGGCTCGCACCTGATTCTGAGCTGTTTCTCGGTAATAGCATGATTGTTCGACTGCTAGATATGTTTGGTGATTTACCAACAACAGCGACATTTACCAACCGTGGTGCATCAGGTATTGATGGATTAATAGCAACAGCTGCTGGTGTGCAACGGGCTAGAAAAGCACCATTAGTGATGCTATTAGGCGATACGTCATTTTTATACGATCTCAATTCTCTCGCATTATTAAAACAAACCGCATTACCTATGGTTGTGGTTGTTACGAATAATGATGGTGGCGGTATTTTTGATATGTTACCAGTACCAGAGCAGCAAAAAGATGATTTTTATCGTATGCCTCATGGTTTTGAATTTAGCCATGCTGCTGCTATGTTTGAATTGAATTATCAAAGCCCAACAACAGTCGCTGAAGCCCAAACTGCGGTAGTGAATGCACAACAAGTTAACCAGACAACGATCATCGAAATTAAAACGCCGGCTGGAGAAGCAGGGCAGATGTTAAAAGAGATCTTTTCTGAGGTAAAACGTGCGTCTTTACTCTGAAGTATTTGGAAAACGCCCGCAAGCAAGCCAACCCGTGATTGTTTTTCTTCATGGGCTATTAGGCTCAGGGCGGGATTGGCGATTAATTACTTCAGCACTAATGCATCACTATTGTTGTGTAGCAATCGATCTGCCTGGGCACGGCTTTAGTGCGTCAGTATCTATGCCACTCGATGAGTCTGATATTGGCTTCAAACAGAGTTATCAGGCGATACTGAAAACGTTGGAACATCGTGGTGTTCAACGTTTCGTGATGGTGGGGTATTCGTTAGGTGCGCGACTTGCTATGTATCTGGCAACGCAATTAGCAAATGAGAGTACCACGGAGCGTGGGCTAAGGTTGCAAGGTATCTTTTTAGAAGGTGGGCACTTTGGATTACCGCTTTCAGACCGTGCGGCGCGTCTTGATAATGATAAAGCATGGGCTGCACGTTTTTCTCAACAATCTCTTATTTCAGTGCTGAATGATTGGTATCAACAAACTGTTTTTTCATCACTGAACCATGACCAAAGACAAAGCTTAGTCGCTAAACGTAGTGATAACCTTGGGCAAGGTGTCGCGAATATGTTGCTAGCAACGTCATTATCTAAACAACCATTATTACTCACACCGCTACAAAACTTAAAATTACCTGTTCGTTATGTTTGTGGTGAATATGATGCAAAATTTCGTCAGATCGCTATGCAATCAGAGCTAAGCGTAGAAGTGATCCCTGATGCTGGGCATAATATTCATGTAGAACAACCACATGCATTTACATCTGCCTTATCTGCTTTTATTCAAAAGTTGTAACGAGCCATTGTAATTAAAGTGATTTAATATGCCGTTAGACTAAGGTTTAGCGTGTTTTATGCTCTGGTATTAATTAAAGGTTATCAAGAATGCGCAGCGTTAAGTTATATCGATATCAGTTACCGATGGATTCTGGTGTTATTTTACGTGATCAACGTTTAGTAACGCGTGAAGGTTTGGTTGTCGAACTTATTCAAGGTGACAACGTTGGTGTAGGTGAAATAGCGCCACTGCCTGAGTTTAGCAATGAAACGCTAGAGCAAGCGTTAGATCAAACAAAACAACTACTTGAACTTTGGCTTGAGGACCAAGACATCCATATAAACGATGCTTATCCCTCTGTTGCCTTTGGTTTTAGTTGTGCAATGGCAGAGTTAGCGGGAGAGTTACCTCTTACTGCAAACTATGCGGTAGCACCATTATGCTCAGGTGATCCTGACGAGTTGATTGAACGTTTAAATACCGAAAAGGGTGATAAAGTCGCTAAAATTAAAGTCGGTATGTATGAAGCGGTGCGTGATGGTATTGTCGCTAATATGTTTATTGAAGCGATCCCTGAGGTTCAGTTACGTTTAGACGCTAACCGTAAATGGACACCGCTTAAAGCACAGCAATTTGCTAAATATGTGAAACCTGAAAATCGGCAAGGGATCGCGTTTTTAGAAGAGCCTTGTATTGATCCTCAAGACAGCCTGATTTTTGCAGAGCAAACAGGTATTAATATTGCTTGGGATGAAACTGTCCGCGAGCCTCACTTTGAAGTAAAAGCACAACCAGGTGTTGCTGCAATTATTATCAAGCCCACACTAACTGGTAGCTTAGCCCGTTGTATCGAGCTGGTGGAACAAGCTCAAGCGGTAGGGTTAACGGCAGTGATTAGTTCAAGTTTAGAATCAAGCCTAGGATTAAATCAGTTAGCGCGTTTCGCCCAGTGGCAAACACCCAATGTTATCCCCGGTCTAGATACCATGCAGTTGTTTAAAGCACAATTGGTGACACCTTGGCCGGATAGTGAACTTCCAATGATCTCTTTAGCAGAATTAGACCTAGTATGGCAGAAATAAAACACGATTTTCTAACATGGCCTTGGCAGCGATGGGCTGCAGAACGCCCATCAGATATAGCCATCTCTTTAGGTGATAAAGAGCATGATGCACAAACGTACACGTGGGCTGATGTATCTTCAAACGTTGATGATTATGCACAAGGCCTAGTTGAGCAGGGCGTTAAGCGTGATCAACTTGTGGCCGTAATCGCTGATAATTCGATTCAAGTATTATGGTTGATGCTTGCTATTTTTCGAGTGGGGGCACGCTATGTAGGGTTAAACCCGAAGTTGTCTTCTACTGAATTACAGCAACAGTTAGTGATACTCGATAATGACTATATTTGGTCGGATAGTGAACATGATATAACAGCACTAACTGGGCAACATATTGTTCTGCAATTCCCCGCTGTCGCACGTATGGTACCTGTGACATGGCAAGAGCATCGCCCAATGACACTGACATTAACATCAGGTTCATCGGGTGTACCTAAGGCGGTGGTTCATAATGCCGAGTCACATTTAGCGAGTGCTTCTGGCTTGCTAAGTCAAATGGCATTCACAGCAGAAGACAGTTGGTTATTGTCATTACCGTTATTCCACATTTCGGGTTTAGCGATTGTATGGCGTTGGTTATATCGCGGAGCATGTTTAGTCATTGTCGATAAAGCGCAGCAGCAGCAAGCATTGCATTGGGTGACTCACGCATCATTAGTACCTACTCAATTACAACGTTTACTCGATAGTATTGATAATACTGCAACACCATCATCGATGATGCTAAAACAAGTGTTATTAGGTGGCGCACATATTCCTGTTACTCTCACTAATAAAGCGCACAGTGCTGGTATTGGTTGTTGGTGTGGTTACGGCATGACGGAAATGGCATCAACAATATCGGCTAAACAAGCGAATGAGAGTAGTGGTGTTGGTAACGTATTACCAAATAGAGAATTACTTTTACGTGATGGTGAGATCTTAGTTCGAGGTAAAAGCTTGTGCTTGGGGTATTACCGTAACCATACTATTTTTTCTATTTTAGATAACCATGGCCACGATGGGGAATGGTTTGCAACCAAAGACATGGGGGAGTGGCACGATGATGAGCTATTTATTCATGGTCGCGCAGATAACATGTTTATTTCTGGTGGAGAGAATGTTCAACCAGAAGATATTGAAGCGGTACTGTTACAGTATCCAGAGATAGAACAAGCTGTTGTTTTACCCATTGATGATTATGACTTTGGTCAACGACCGGTTGCTATTGTGAAAACAACTTGCCCGATGGATGCGGTATTTATTGATCATGTGATGACTTATATGGCAGATAAAGTGGCTGCGTTTAAGCGTCCAATTCGTTACCTCGATTTACCTGATGGCGATATTTATCAAGGGATAAAACTCTCTCGGACGAAATTAGCCAACTGGTTATCTAAGCAATAATAAAAAGGCGAAGCTAATATCTAGCTTCGCCTTTTTAATCTATTTGCTAGTTAGAACCTAACTAAGAAGAACGTTATTTTCTATCGCCACGTAATTGTGTCACTTGTTGATATAACAATTGGCTATTTGCCTCTTGGGAAGACAGACATTCCCCAGCGACGATAGTGACTTGTGACCAGAAACGTTTGGGCCATTTTAATAATGCAACGCCACCCTCTCGACTAAAATAGCTCCCCCATAGTCCCTGCAATGCCACGGGGATCACCGTGACATTCGAACGTTTAATGATTAAATCAATGCCACGCATAAACGGGGCTATTTCACCATCAAAGGTGAGCTGTCCTTCTGGGAAAACACAAACAATATCGCCATTATCCAAATGTTCTGACACTTTTGAAAAAGCATTACGAATAGATGCACGGTCATTCGCATCGACAGGAATCGCCTTACATGCTTTACAGAACGATTTGACCAGTGGCAGGTTATATATATCACGGTCCATCAAAAAGCGGATAGGGCGTGGGCAGCTGCCTGCTAACAATAAAGCATCCATGTAGCTGACATGATTACAGACAAGTAACACACCACCTTGTTTAGGAATATTATTCAAATTCTGTTTTTTTACACGATACATCGTATGGGTGATCATCCAAACCACAAAGCGCCAAAAAAAATCAGGGGCTTGGAAGTAGATATAGACAACAACTAATGAATTCACCGAAGCTAAGATTAAGAAGAACTCTGGAATGGAAAGCTTTAAAACAGATAAGAAGACAATAGCTGAAATAGCACTGACAACCATAAACACAGCATTCCATATATTATTTGCTGCAATGATTTGTGCACGTTCATCTTCTTTAGAGCGCTGCTGCATTAAGGCATAAAGCGGAACAATAAAAATACCGCCAGCAATCCCCAGTAAAAGCAATGACGCAAAGATTGGCCATAGATTTGGTGCCGTTATAAACGCTATTAGGCTCTCAGTTTGCACTGTAGTTGCTGGAGCGAGGAAATATAAACCTGAGCCAAATAACGTTATCCCTAAACTACCAATAGGCACTATTCCTGGATCAATTCGGTGTTGAGATAAGCGATCACAACACATTGAGCCAATAGCAATACCAATAGAAAATAGCATCAGTAAGAAAGAGACAGAGGCAGCATTACCACCAAGGCTGATTTTTGCATAATTAGGAAACTGTGTAAGATAACAAGCCCCTAAAAACCAAAACCAACTAATTCCCAAAATACATTGGAAAATCGTTTTGTCTTGTCGTGCAATCGCCATGGTTGAACGAGTTTGTTTAATCGGTTGCCACTTAAAGGTTGCTTTCTTTACCGTAGGTGGTGCGCTCGGAATAGCAAGGGATGTGAGGTAGCCTAATATCGCAAAAAAGATCACGGCACCAGCTGCAATATAGTGGGCGTTATGGCTGTCGGCAATAAAACCTGCGAGCAATGTGCCAAGTAAAATAGCTAGAAAGGTGCCTGTTTCAACCAAAGCATTACCTGATATTAACTCTTCTGATTTTAAATGCTGGGGCAGTAAGGCATATTTTGCAGGGCCAAAGAAGGCTGATTGCGTTCCCATTAAAAAGAGTAACACCAACAGAGCAGAATAACTTTGATAGAAGAAGGCTATTGCAGCAAGGCACATTATAACAATTTCTGCTAGTTTAACTCGGCGCATGATCATTGCTTTATCGTATTGATCGGCAATAACACCAGCAGAAGCTGAAAATAAAAAGAAAGGTAAAATAAATAACCCAGCGGCAATGTTAATCAGTAAATTTGCACTCAGTGGAAGGCTATCAACAGAAGCGTAAGCGATCAGAATTAATAATATATTTTTGTAAACATTATCATTAAATGCCCCAAGTGCCTGCGTTAAAAAATACGGCAAGAAACGCCGCTTGGTTAGAAGACTCGATTGGGGCTTTGTGGTCATTTACGCTATCTCTATTACTGTTTCCACTTATTTAGATAAGTATTTAAAAGATTATCAATAAGTGCTTTGCCGTCAACAGGCGTCGAGGTAAATAGCTTATCATCAACAGTAAGTAGTGTAATACCGTGAACACCAGCCCAAATAACACGGCTTGTTTCCAGTACTTCTTCTTTAGTCATGTT is part of the Photobacterium angustum genome and harbors:
- a CDS encoding ComEA family DNA-binding protein, with amino-acid sequence MYSYRLFKAITLAGGLALVPLSHAADNMHEGIDIKININTANVEQLDTLLIGIGAEKAQAIINYRKVNGKFASVDDLTKVKGIGEATVDKNRKRIEL
- the rrtA gene encoding rhombosortase; translated protein: MSIRNYIVIAIIMMVIAQLPQCQPLLVWDRQEIINGELWRILSGNFTHTNWVHLAMNASAFAIISYIFRVHFNAKAYSLLILTLSFTIGIGLFATNITWYAGFSGVLHGIFAWGCIRDIQSKTRGGWLLLLGLISKICWEQYFGGSVSSEELIGVRVATEAHLIGATTGILCALLIKQKINSQVEYNQFK
- a CDS encoding tRNA-uridine aminocarboxypropyltransferase, translated to MSRYCDNCGKANKACICHWIKPIATQTELWILQHPSEVKRAIGTARILSLSLPNSRLWVGEDFSQHEELNAALADSERDVYVVYPGERATALSDVVEQALPSRKNVIILLDGTWKKAYKMWQLSTNLHQLPLVHLDNVETGNYRIRKSPKEQGVSTVEAGFLALSVLEPASLNLQPLLDAFENMINFQIQQMPPGVFDKNYKG
- a CDS encoding anti-phage deoxyguanosine triphosphatase translates to MTEFTISPAWEERFYNEQKMRRDDHRSAFQRDRARILHSAAFRRLQAKTQVHGAGNHDFYRTRLTHSLEASQIGTGIVAQLKLKQPEFKSLLPSTSLMESLCLAHDIGHPPFGHGGEVALNYMMRNHGGFEGNAQTFRIVTLLEPYTEGYGMNLARRTLLGLLKYPALLSETTAPERAPDVVNFRHLKAKDWYPAKGLYVDDKKVFDWVLSPLSDKDKALFAQMRCERLSPREPCKTRFKSLDCSIMELADDIAYGVHDLEDAIVMGIVTRDDWQEAVASKIAECGDPWLEERIGDISELMFASHHQRKDAIGALVNGLLTSITISPTIQNGTDFFDEPLLQWNAFLSEPMERALEVLKQFVSIYVVKKPEIQLSEYKGQQLIMELFEAFASDPERLLPDNTRLRWLEAKELGDNELRIIADYISGMTDGFSQRLYSTLFLPTSETGISNNGYGF
- the yfbR gene encoding 5'-deoxynucleotidase; the encoded protein is MEKSHFFAHLARMRLIQRWPLMRSVETENISEHSLQVAFVAHALALIKNRKFGGNLNPERIALQGMFHDVSEVLTGDMPTPIKYYNPAIAEEYKKIELAAEQRLISMLPEEFQDDYASLLDSHKIDAENAAIVKQADTLCAYIKCLEELSAGNHEFTRAKKRLEETLEQRKTPEMTYFLETFADSFNLTLDDIS
- a CDS encoding pyridoxal phosphate-dependent aminotransferase; the protein is MQKFGMSSKLNNVCYDIRGPVLKHAKRMEEEGQKILKLNIGNPAPFGFDAPDEILVDVIRNLPTSQGYCDSKGIYSARKAVVQHYQKRGLLDLDVEDVYIGNGVSELIVMAMQALLNHKDEILVPSPDYPLWTAAVSLSGGTPVHYTCDEQSDWYPDLDDIKKKITPNTRGIVLINPNNPTGAVYSRDFLIEVVEIARQHDLIIFADEIYDKILYDGAQHTSIAPLAEDVVCVTFNGLSKSYRVCGFRAGWMVISGPRHRAKGYIEGLEMLSSMRLCANVPMQHAIQTALGGYQSINELILPGGRLLEQRNKAYDLLTQIPGVSCVKPKGALYLFPKLDQKKFNIQDDQKMAMDFLLQEKVLVVHGTGFNWKQPDHFRIVTLPHVDDLELAMGRLERFLHSYRQ